From the genome of Pseudomonadota bacterium, one region includes:
- a CDS encoding HIT family protein — protein MTNAACLFCDLQASDRERIVSENHLAYAVRDGSPVTEKHTLFIPKRHTLDFFGLVPGEILAINELIHEQRQMLLDSDRRIEGFNIGINCGQVAGQSVWHCHVHLIPRRKGDSEFPKGGVRHVIPYKGDLEDLR, from the coding sequence GTGACTAACGCGGCCTGCCTGTTCTGCGATCTTCAAGCATCAGATCGCGAACGCATCGTCTCGGAGAATCATCTCGCATATGCTGTTCGAGACGGTTCTCCTGTAACTGAGAAGCACACGCTTTTTATTCCCAAACGACATACGCTTGATTTTTTTGGATTAGTTCCGGGTGAGATATTGGCCATAAATGAACTGATCCATGAGCAACGTCAAATGTTATTAGATTCTGATCGGCGAATCGAGGGTTTCAATATTGGTATAAATTGTGGGCAGGTAGCCGGTCAGTCGGTATGGCATTGTCACGTTCACTTAATCCCCAGACGCAAAGGTGATAGTGAATTTCCAAAAGGAGGGGTGCGCCATGTGATTCCCTATAAGGGCGACTTAGAGGACTTACGCTAG
- a CDS encoding mandelate racemase, with amino-acid sequence MEKITFESINVRASLVPLRRPIVAKVGQFVDWPLILIDVQTKEGIVGRSYLEPYIKDSVKYIAPALHDMAVKFKGRTIHPADMYREIIGSLHLIGRQGVSVITAAGLDMALWDALAKAANMPLANLLGGSTGPLRAYNTNGLWLLPFDKLAKDAEELVSEGGFKAIKMRLGRARLKDDIKAIKIVREAVGEDIHLMVDFNQGQTIQEAITRLHGLDDQGMYWFEEPIVFDTYAQNAQLTKEIKTPISIGENIYGSRSFLEAIQANAADLYMPDLMRIGGVTGWMSAASIAGAANAPLSSHLYPEVSAHLLKASESADWLEYRDWGNPLVKEPFEIKDGMAIVPDRIGNGLDWDEDAVKKYQYF; translated from the coding sequence ATGGAAAAGATTACTTTTGAAAGTATTAATGTTCGGGCTTCACTTGTTCCTTTAAGACGTCCGATTGTGGCAAAAGTTGGTCAGTTCGTTGATTGGCCCTTGATTCTAATCGACGTGCAAACAAAAGAGGGCATTGTTGGACGCAGTTATCTGGAACCATACATTAAAGATTCCGTCAAATATATCGCGCCAGCATTGCATGACATGGCCGTGAAATTTAAAGGTAGGACGATCCATCCTGCCGATATGTATCGAGAAATCATTGGCTCATTACACCTTATCGGACGACAGGGTGTGAGTGTAATTACAGCTGCTGGTTTGGATATGGCCCTTTGGGACGCTCTTGCTAAGGCTGCGAATATGCCACTTGCCAACCTATTGGGAGGATCTACTGGCCCTTTAAGAGCCTACAACACCAATGGATTGTGGCTGCTGCCGTTTGACAAATTAGCAAAAGACGCTGAAGAATTAGTCAGCGAAGGGGGTTTCAAGGCTATTAAAATGCGACTCGGCAGAGCGAGACTAAAGGATGATATTAAAGCCATAAAAATCGTCAGAGAAGCGGTGGGAGAAGATATCCATCTCATGGTCGATTTCAATCAAGGGCAAACAATCCAAGAAGCGATTACTAGACTGCATGGGCTAGATGATCAAGGGATGTATTGGTTTGAAGAACCCATTGTGTTCGATACGTACGCACAGAACGCACAGTTAACCAAAGAAATAAAAACACCAATATCAATCGGCGAAAACATCTACGGATCCCGCTCATTTCTAGAGGCGATTCAAGCTAATGCCGCAGATCTATACATGCCTGACCTCATGAGAATTGGTGGGGTCACTGGGTGGATGAGTGCCGCCTCAATTGCTGGAGCGGCTAATGCCCCGTTATCAAGTCATTTATACCCCGAAGTGTCTGCCCATCTTTTAAAAGCCTCCGAATCAGCAGATTGGCTTGAGTATCGGGACTGGGGTAATCCACTCGTTAAGGAGCCCTTTGAAATAAAAGACGGCATGGCAATCGTTCCTGACCGCATTGGTAACGGTCTCGATTGGGACGAAGATGCTGTAAAAAAATATCAGTACTTCTAA
- a CDS encoding TauD/TfdA family dioxygenase, protein MIITPLNQIVGCTIEGVSVRTASEEELQQIHSAWMRYSIVVIKNQVLTPSEQLKFATYFGSPDIYPFLEGLEGHPEITRVLKKSTETKNFGGVWHTDTIYLQKPPMASMLYAIDVPLNGGDTLFASQYKAYDALSSKTKERIQSFSAESRSDLEAVSATRLNRTPVSNKKVPVNYSAIHPMVRTHPETQLKSLYISPAHTCSVQELNSEASTALLSELFTHQTKEEFQCRVKWCNGHLALWDNRCLLHLPLNDYQGQLRLLHRITLKGDRPF, encoded by the coding sequence ATGATTATTACGCCACTCAATCAGATCGTTGGCTGCACCATTGAGGGAGTTTCCGTCAGGACTGCCAGCGAAGAAGAGTTACAGCAAATTCATTCCGCTTGGATGAGATATAGCATTGTGGTCATAAAGAATCAGGTTTTAACGCCTTCCGAACAGCTCAAATTTGCAACTTATTTTGGATCTCCAGATATTTACCCATTCTTAGAGGGCTTAGAGGGACATCCTGAGATAACCCGTGTTTTGAAAAAATCAACAGAGACTAAAAACTTTGGAGGCGTTTGGCACACGGATACGATCTACTTACAAAAGCCACCGATGGCCAGCATGCTCTACGCGATAGACGTCCCCTTGAACGGTGGCGATACGCTCTTCGCCAGCCAGTACAAGGCTTATGACGCACTCTCAAGTAAAACGAAAGAACGTATCCAATCATTCTCAGCTGAATCGCGCTCTGACCTCGAGGCGGTTTCCGCTACACGCTTAAACCGAACACCGGTCTCGAATAAGAAAGTACCCGTCAATTACTCAGCGATTCATCCTATGGTTAGGACTCACCCTGAGACTCAATTGAAAAGTCTTTATATCAGTCCTGCTCACACCTGCAGCGTCCAAGAACTCAATTCAGAGGCAAGTACGGCGCTACTATCCGAATTATTTACACATCAGACAAAGGAAGAGTTTCAGTGTCGCGTCAAGTGGTGTAATGGTCATTTAGCGCTTTGGGATAACCGCTGTCTATTGCATTTACCCCTCAATGACTATCAGGGACAGTTAAGGCTACTGCATCGAATCACGTTGAAGGGTGATCGACCGTTTTGA
- a CDS encoding ion transporter encodes MLIQKIIDIRHHKLFEITMIFIIIFSALTVGARTFHQLEPYQDLLSYFDLLISIIFLVEIIIRYIAEGDLKRFVRDPWNLFDTIVVIGSLIPLESSNLVFVGRLLRIFRVLRLISVIPELRLLLNVIFKSLPRLGYLVLLMFIFFYIYGAIGSTLFASINPFLWGDISKSILTLFRVMTFDNWIDVMYEVMNIYPLSWVYFLTFIFFSAFAFLNMLIAIVVDVLNRENKALDLGDDEDERHKQELMSGIKKISGELERLRNKLG; translated from the coding sequence ATGCTTATACAAAAAATAATCGATATACGACATCACAAGTTATTTGAAATAACGATGATTTTCATCATTATTTTCTCTGCTCTGACCGTGGGTGCGCGAACCTTCCACCAGCTCGAACCTTATCAAGATCTACTCTCATATTTTGACCTTTTAATCAGCATTATTTTTCTGGTGGAGATCATTATCCGTTATATCGCCGAGGGTGATTTGAAGCGTTTTGTTCGTGATCCATGGAACCTCTTCGATACCATCGTTGTAATTGGCAGTTTAATTCCATTAGAGAGCTCTAATCTGGTCTTTGTAGGACGTTTATTACGCATCTTTCGAGTTTTGAGGTTGATCTCGGTTATTCCTGAATTACGTCTCCTATTGAACGTAATATTTAAATCACTCCCAAGACTAGGTTACTTAGTTTTGCTGATGTTTATCTTCTTCTATATCTATGGCGCAATTGGATCGACCTTATTTGCATCCATTAACCCATTTCTGTGGGGTGATATCTCTAAGTCCATTCTCACCTTATTTCGTGTCATGACTTTCGATAACTGGATAGACGTCATGTATGAGGTGATGAATATTTACCCCCTATCATGGGTTTATTTCCTGACATTCATATTTTTCTCAGCTTTCGCATTTCTTAATATGCTGATCGCGATCGTAGTCGATGTCTTAAATAGGGAGAATAAGGCTTTAGATTTAGGGGATGATGAGGATGAACGCCATAAGCAGGAGCTGATGAGCGGCATTAAAAAAATATCGGGCGAACTGGAGCGTTTAAGAAACAAATTAGGCTGA
- a CDS encoding TatD family hydrolase, whose translation MQIVDSHCHINFPELSEDIEGLIRRMEENNVCKALCVSVELEKFPDILGLATRYPTIFASVGVHPDHQDCEEPTVEQLVTLSNHPKVVAIGETGLDYFRTKGDTEWQRERFRVHINAAKITQKPLIIHTREAGSDTLDVLREQGQGQVRGVMHCFTETMPFALASIELGFFISFSGILTFKNAEEIRTVAKEIPIEYIMVETDSPYLAPMPYRGKTNEPSYVRFVLEELARVKGLPLDVVAQKTTENFNRLFLI comes from the coding sequence ATGCAAATTGTTGATTCACACTGTCATATCAACTTTCCAGAGCTCTCAGAAGATATCGAAGGTCTTATTAGACGGATGGAAGAGAACAATGTTTGTAAGGCCTTATGCGTCTCAGTCGAGCTAGAGAAGTTTCCGGATATATTAGGGTTAGCAACTCGGTACCCTACTATTTTTGCGTCTGTCGGGGTACACCCAGATCATCAAGATTGTGAAGAGCCTACGGTAGAACAATTAGTGACGTTATCGAATCACCCTAAAGTAGTCGCAATTGGTGAAACCGGTCTTGATTATTTTAGAACTAAGGGCGATACCGAATGGCAACGCGAGCGCTTTCGCGTACATATCAATGCAGCTAAAATCACACAGAAACCTCTGATAATCCACACCCGAGAAGCGGGTAGCGACACGCTAGACGTTCTTAGGGAGCAGGGGCAGGGGCAAGTGAGGGGTGTGATGCATTGCTTCACGGAAACAATGCCATTTGCACTCGCTTCAATTGAACTAGGGTTCTTTATTTCATTCTCTGGCATCTTGACCTTTAAGAATGCCGAAGAAATTCGTACGGTTGCAAAGGAGATACCCATTGAGTACATAATGGTTGAAACAGATTCTCCTTACTTAGCTCCGATGCCGTATAGAGGTAAAACCAATGAACCATCTTATGTGCGTTTTGTTCTAGAGGAGCTCGCTCGCGTTAAAGGCTTACCCTTAGATGTCGTGGCTCAGAAAACTACGGAAAACTTCAACAGACTATTTTTAATTTAA
- a CDS encoding AAA family ATPase — MQLAQCSWLDEPKTKIGKHLPPALLIYGVEGVGKRTLALHLAQSTLCEKVSFLQEACGICGSCHLFQAETHPDFKMITNDEADASGDAEGAGNTKKAKQVISVKSVRELGGYCYTKPHRGHAKIIIIDPADNLNQNASNALLKNLEEPPEFLHFILLAKHSESLIPTILSRCLKVYVKAPGLDVTSDWINHQTSHHQIEEHRKELAIRLSGCAPFASTQLIEDDTFFENRDKILTLLSQEPINAFDLAALCEKVEVPILQRIFYPLLHDLLMADLGGEIVFHKDKVSEIRCIKRSLSRKAVAHWQDNFNEYLKAANHPLNRRLALEALFLNWPRT, encoded by the coding sequence ATGCAGTTAGCTCAGTGTTCATGGCTTGATGAGCCTAAAACTAAAATCGGAAAACATTTACCACCAGCACTGTTGATCTACGGCGTTGAGGGGGTTGGGAAAAGAACCTTGGCTCTTCACCTCGCCCAATCTACGCTTTGTGAAAAGGTATCTTTCTTGCAAGAGGCTTGTGGAATATGTGGATCTTGCCACCTATTTCAGGCTGAAACTCATCCTGATTTCAAAATGATAACAAATGATGAAGCAGATGCAAGCGGTGATGCCGAGGGTGCCGGGAATACAAAGAAAGCAAAACAGGTTATTAGCGTGAAATCCGTCCGAGAATTGGGGGGCTACTGTTACACCAAACCTCATCGGGGTCATGCAAAAATCATCATTATCGATCCGGCTGACAACTTAAATCAAAATGCATCGAACGCCTTATTAAAAAACTTAGAAGAACCGCCAGAGTTTCTTCATTTCATTTTATTGGCTAAGCACTCAGAATCACTGATTCCAACCATACTCAGTCGGTGCCTAAAGGTTTACGTGAAAGCTCCAGGGCTCGACGTCACGTCAGACTGGATAAACCATCAAACCTCGCACCATCAGATCGAAGAACATAGAAAAGAGCTTGCCATTCGCCTTTCGGGATGCGCCCCTTTTGCGTCAACGCAATTGATAGAGGATGACACTTTCTTTGAGAATCGAGATAAAATTCTTACTCTATTAAGTCAGGAACCAATCAATGCGTTTGACCTTGCAGCACTTTGTGAAAAAGTTGAAGTACCGATACTGCAACGTATTTTTTATCCCTTATTGCATGACTTACTTATGGCAGATCTAGGCGGTGAGATTGTCTTTCACAAAGATAAAGTATCAGAGATTAGGTGCATTAAACGCTCACTCAGTCGCAAAGCAGTCGCGCATTGGCAAGACAACTTTAATGAATATCTAAAGGCAGCAAATCATCCACTTAACCGACGATTGGCCTTGGAAGCACTCTTTTTAAATTGGCCGCGAACATAG
- the tmk gene encoding dTMP kinase, with protein sequence MTKGLFITFEGVDGAGKSTQLNYAVKYLRDRKIDLVQTREPGGTPLSEQLRDMMLGVTTPLDSDTEVLLMFAARKEHITRVIKPALESGTVVICDRFTDATFAYQGGGAGVDPSRIEVLERWVQGTLQPDLTLFFDLPIEIAQRRMSHRVKDRFESKAIDFHERVRQAYLDRAKKDPARIKVIDSLNSKSQIRLLVQNELDQICS encoded by the coding sequence GTGACTAAAGGCCTTTTCATCACATTTGAAGGCGTAGATGGAGCGGGGAAAAGCACCCAGCTTAACTATGCCGTTAAATACCTTCGAGATCGAAAGATAGACCTTGTTCAAACTAGAGAACCTGGTGGAACACCGCTTAGCGAGCAGCTACGAGACATGATGCTAGGCGTTACAACACCTCTCGATTCGGATACAGAAGTGCTTCTGATGTTTGCTGCGAGAAAAGAACACATAACACGCGTCATAAAACCGGCTTTAGAATCTGGAACTGTAGTCATTTGTGATCGTTTCACTGACGCTACATTTGCCTATCAGGGTGGCGGTGCGGGTGTTGACCCATCACGCATCGAAGTATTGGAGCGTTGGGTTCAGGGAACCCTTCAACCCGATCTAACTCTATTCTTTGATCTGCCGATTGAAATCGCCCAACGTCGTATGAGTCATCGCGTTAAAGATCGTTTTGAATCCAAAGCTATAGATTTTCATGAACGTGTTCGGCAAGCCTACCTAGACCGGGCAAAGAAAGATCCTGCCCGCATAAAAGTTATTGATTCTTTGAATTCAAAAAGTCAGATTCGCCTACTCGTTCAAAACGAGCTGGATCAAATATGCAGTTAG
- the mltG gene encoding endolytic transglycosylase MltG has product MPHLKNILVKLAIGSCVLIGFFLGWLLFIGLSSAELEEPTTITIERGATLGTAATELANKSIIDNARSFKLLAWVFGISSDIKAGKYKFEDGVTGFQVLQKIYRGYFEKNRLRIQEGWTFADLRKALDDHDAILHSSTGWTQKKILNHLNIPYEHVEGLFFPDTYIFSGGTSDLEILKIAHEKLSKVLEEEWRKRNIKIRFKDPYNALILASIIEKETSLPAEKSIVSGVFMNRLKNGMRLQADPTVIYGLGDNFDGDIRYKDLKADNPYNTYTRNGLPPSPIALPSRSSIRAVMHPASTTALYFVAKGDGTHQFSDNLSDHNTAVKEYQR; this is encoded by the coding sequence GTGCCACATTTAAAAAATATTCTTGTAAAACTGGCCATCGGTAGCTGTGTTCTCATTGGGTTTTTTCTGGGCTGGCTCTTATTTATTGGCTTGAGCTCAGCTGAACTTGAAGAACCAACAACGATAACAATTGAGCGGGGTGCGACATTGGGAACTGCGGCAACCGAGCTAGCAAATAAGTCTATCATTGATAATGCACGCTCCTTTAAGCTCTTAGCCTGGGTCTTTGGTATCAGTTCAGATATAAAAGCAGGAAAATACAAATTTGAAGATGGCGTGACAGGATTCCAAGTCCTGCAAAAGATTTATCGTGGCTACTTTGAAAAAAACCGTTTACGAATACAAGAGGGTTGGACATTCGCTGATTTACGCAAGGCGTTGGATGACCACGATGCAATTCTGCACAGCAGTACTGGTTGGACCCAAAAGAAAATACTTAACCACCTGAACATACCCTATGAACATGTAGAGGGGTTGTTTTTCCCTGATACTTACATTTTCTCTGGAGGAACGAGTGACCTCGAAATATTGAAAATCGCTCATGAGAAGCTGAGCAAAGTACTCGAAGAAGAGTGGCGCAAACGAAATATCAAAATACGTTTTAAAGATCCTTACAATGCACTCATTCTCGCGTCAATCATTGAAAAAGAGACATCACTTCCAGCAGAAAAATCAATTGTTTCTGGCGTATTTATGAATCGATTAAAAAATGGTATGCGATTGCAGGCGGACCCGACTGTGATTTATGGCCTCGGTGATAACTTCGATGGTGACATTCGTTACAAGGATCTAAAAGCCGATAATCCTTACAACACGTACACCAGAAATGGCTTACCTCCGTCACCGATTGCGCTGCCTAGTCGCAGTTCTATTCGTGCTGTGATGCACCCTGCGAGCACGACCGCACTCTATTTTGTCGCAAAAGGGGACGGTACCCACCAGTTCTCTGATAACCTTAGCGATCACAATACAGCTGTGAAAGAATACCAACGCTAA
- the fabF gene encoding beta-ketoacyl-ACP synthase II, whose product MSRRRVVVTGLGIVCPVGNNVSKAWGNILEGQSGIGTITRFDAIPFASHIAGEVKDFDITKILPSKDARRMDTFIHYGLAAGIEALEDAGFSKTPENAERIGVNIGSGIGGLPLIEDTKKILGESGPRKISPFFIPGAIINMVAGNLSILYGLRGPSLAMVTACTTATHCIGDSARLIEYGDVDVMVAGGAESCISPLGVGGFSAARALSTRNDDPLTASRPWDKGRDGFVLGEGAGVMVLEELEHAKRRGAKIYCELSGYGMSADAHHITAPSKDGEGAARCMTNALKNSGINPDTVDYINAHGTSTPLGDIAETVAIKRMFGDHAHNLAVSSTKSSIGHLLGAAGGVEAVFTALAIRDQIAPPTINLNDPDPECDLDYVPNEARKMTIRSAISNSFGFGGTNGSLVFSSIN is encoded by the coding sequence GTGTCAAGACGTCGGGTTGTCGTAACCGGCCTGGGGATTGTTTGTCCGGTTGGTAACAATGTTTCAAAGGCTTGGGGAAATATTCTAGAAGGGCAATCTGGGATCGGCACAATCACCCGTTTTGATGCAATTCCATTTGCGTCTCATATCGCTGGAGAAGTAAAGGATTTTGATATTACAAAGATCCTTCCCTCGAAGGACGCACGCCGTATGGATACGTTCATTCATTATGGACTCGCAGCAGGTATCGAAGCTCTAGAAGATGCTGGATTCTCAAAAACACCTGAAAACGCAGAGCGTATCGGCGTCAATATTGGATCGGGTATCGGTGGTTTACCGCTCATCGAAGATACCAAAAAGATCTTAGGCGAGAGTGGGCCTCGAAAGATATCGCCGTTCTTCATTCCAGGCGCCATTATCAACATGGTCGCAGGGAATCTATCCATCCTGTACGGACTGAGGGGCCCAAGTCTAGCCATGGTTACTGCCTGTACCACAGCGACCCACTGCATTGGTGATTCTGCCAGATTGATTGAATATGGTGACGTAGATGTGATGGTTGCGGGTGGCGCAGAGTCTTGTATATCCCCCCTCGGTGTTGGTGGGTTTTCAGCGGCACGCGCACTCAGCACACGAAATGATGACCCTTTAACAGCAAGCCGTCCCTGGGATAAAGGTAGAGATGGGTTCGTTTTAGGGGAAGGTGCCGGCGTAATGGTTCTAGAAGAGCTAGAGCACGCCAAACGTCGTGGCGCTAAAATTTACTGCGAATTAAGTGGGTACGGTATGAGTGCCGATGCACATCACATCACGGCCCCTAGCAAAGATGGCGAGGGTGCAGCTCGTTGCATGACTAATGCGCTTAAAAACAGTGGTATTAATCCCGATACTGTTGACTACATTAATGCGCATGGTACGTCGACGCCACTAGGCGATATTGCAGAGACCGTAGCCATAAAACGAATGTTTGGCGATCATGCGCACAACCTAGCCGTGAGCTCGACCAAATCAAGTATCGGACATCTTCTTGGCGCTGCAGGTGGTGTAGAGGCAGTATTCACAGCCTTAGCGATTCGAGATCAAATTGCGCCGCCGACAATCAATCTCAATGATCCTGATCCAGAGTGTGACTTAGATTATGTTCCTAATGAGGCCAGGAAAATGACCATCCGATCTGCCATTTCTAATTCATTTGGTTTCGGTGGCACAAACGGCAGCCTCGTATTCTCTTCGATTAACTAA
- the acpP gene encoding acyl carrier protein yields the protein MGSIEQRVKKIVAEQLGVKEADIKNEATFVDDLGADSLDTVELVMALEEEFECEIPDEKAEKITSVQQAIDYVNSNLDS from the coding sequence ATGGGATCAATCGAGCAACGCGTCAAGAAAATTGTTGCTGAGCAGCTAGGTGTTAAAGAAGCTGACATCAAAAATGAAGCAACTTTTGTAGATGATCTTGGTGCTGATTCACTGGATACCGTTGAATTAGTCATGGCACTTGAAGAAGAGTTTGAATGCGAGATTCCTGACGAAAAAGCTGAAAAAATTACATCAGTTCAGCAAGCTATTGATTATGTCAATTCTAATTTAGATAGCTAA
- the fabG gene encoding 3-oxoacyl-ACP reductase FabG has product MNISLAGEVILVTGASRGIGAEIAKTLGLTGATVAGTATSDEGANRITELFKKENISGLGYRLNVCKADECTSVLSEIEKAHGPVSILVNNAGITRDNLLMRIKEDDWDDIMDTNLKSVYRLSKLVCRSMIKARSGKIINLTSVVGFMGNAGQSNYAAAKAGIVGFSKSLARELGGRNINVNCVAPGFIDTEMTQDLAEEHKKTLINQVPLGRLGEVSDIANAVLFLASNLSTYITGSTIHVNGGMLME; this is encoded by the coding sequence ATGAATATAAGCTTGGCAGGTGAGGTGATCCTCGTGACTGGAGCGAGCCGTGGCATAGGCGCAGAGATCGCAAAGACGTTGGGTCTTACAGGCGCAACCGTTGCCGGAACAGCCACTTCAGACGAAGGGGCAAATCGGATTACTGAACTCTTCAAAAAAGAGAACATATCAGGACTTGGGTATCGATTAAATGTCTGTAAGGCAGACGAGTGTACTTCGGTCCTCTCAGAAATAGAAAAGGCGCATGGACCCGTATCGATCCTTGTTAACAACGCTGGCATTACCAGAGATAATTTATTGATGAGAATAAAAGAAGACGATTGGGATGACATCATGGATACCAATCTCAAGTCCGTCTACCGACTATCGAAACTCGTTTGTCGGAGCATGATCAAAGCAAGATCTGGAAAAATCATCAACTTAACCTCTGTTGTTGGGTTCATGGGTAATGCAGGTCAATCCAACTATGCTGCCGCAAAAGCAGGAATCGTGGGCTTCAGTAAGTCCTTAGCCAGAGAGCTCGGTGGGAGAAATATCAACGTAAATTGCGTGGCCCCTGGCTTTATTGATACGGAAATGACACAAGATTTAGCTGAAGAACATAAAAAAACCTTGATAAATCAAGTGCCTCTAGGCCGCTTGGGCGAAGTATCGGATATCGCAAATGCCGTTCTATTTTTGGCATCCAATCTTTCCACCTACATCACGGGATCGACGATTCACGTCAATGGCGGCATGTTGATGGAATAG
- the fabD gene encoding ACP S-malonyltransferase encodes MTIAFLFPGQGSQSMGMMDAFANVTVVKDTFKEASSILQQDMWELAHTGSEEQLELTTNTQPLMLISDVAMYRAWIKLGGKLPSILAGHSLGEYAALVASGALDFADAVSLVRQRSVLMQNAVPSGVGAMAAVLGLTDENISLACQNAAIDGGVAEPANYNSPGQVVIAGDKQTVEKAIEEAKKLGAKRAMLIAMSTPSHCSLIKPAADLFASILDTVSIESANIPVVHNENVQESSTAQDIKKCLYQQLFKPVRWVETIRYIVAKDIRIGCECGPGKVITGLNKRIDKEFQTISLASPKDMELAMNEFSEGQI; translated from the coding sequence GTGACAATTGCTTTTTTGTTTCCTGGCCAAGGATCCCAATCAATGGGTATGATGGATGCTTTCGCGAACGTTACGGTTGTTAAAGACACATTTAAAGAGGCCTCATCGATCCTCCAACAGGATATGTGGGAGCTTGCACACACTGGTTCCGAGGAGCAACTGGAACTGACCACTAACACGCAACCTCTAATGCTGATATCTGACGTTGCGATGTATCGTGCTTGGATTAAACTCGGCGGTAAGTTACCTTCAATTTTAGCGGGTCATAGTTTGGGTGAATATGCGGCTTTGGTAGCTTCTGGTGCACTTGACTTTGCTGACGCAGTATCTCTTGTTCGGCAACGGTCAGTGCTAATGCAAAATGCCGTGCCTTCTGGCGTTGGTGCGATGGCCGCGGTGTTGGGTTTGACTGATGAGAACATCAGCTTAGCGTGTCAAAATGCAGCAATAGATGGGGGCGTAGCAGAACCCGCAAATTACAATTCGCCAGGACAAGTTGTTATTGCTGGTGATAAACAAACAGTCGAGAAAGCCATTGAGGAAGCAAAAAAACTTGGAGCTAAACGGGCAATGTTGATTGCCATGAGCACCCCATCTCACTGCAGTCTCATCAAACCAGCGGCAGATTTATTCGCATCGATTTTAGACACAGTAAGTATTGAATCTGCGAACATTCCAGTAGTGCATAACGAAAATGTTCAAGAATCGAGTACAGCACAGGATATTAAAAAATGTTTATATCAACAATTATTTAAGCCCGTTCGTTGGGTTGAGACGATTCGCTACATCGTTGCAAAAGACATCCGTATCGGGTGCGAATGCGGTCCAGGAAAAGTAATTACCGGCCTCAACAAACGAATAGACAAAGAGTTCCAAACGATTTCTTTAGCCTCTCCAAAAGACATGGAGTTAGCCATGAACGAATTTTCAGAAGGGCAAATATGA